AGAAAATGAATTACACCGTCGTTGGATGAATAAGAGTGTGGCAACGATTGTAACGCAAATTGCAGTTGACCCTAATGATCCTGCTTTTGAAAATCCATCAAAGCCGGTTGGCGACTTCTACACTAAAAAACAAGCTGATGAAATTGCCAAAGAAAAGGGCTACACTTTTAAAGAAGATGCGGGCCGTGGATACCGTCAAGTTGTTCCCTCTCCACTACCGATGAAGATTATGGAACTTGATAGCATCAAAACATTGATTGACGCTGACAAGCTTGTTATTGCCGGTGGTGGTGGTGGTGTACCTGTAATCATCACTGATAAAGGACTTGAAGGAGTTCCAGCGGTTATTGATAAGGACCGTTCAAGTGCCTTGCTAGCTGACAAGATCGATGCTGATAAGTTAATTATTTTAACTGCCGTTGATCATGTTTATGTTAACTATGGAAAGCCGGATGAAAAAGCTCTTAAGACGTTAAACGTTGCAGAAGCTCAGAAATACATGAAGGAAGGACAGTTTGCTGCTGGTAGTATGCTACCTAAGATTGAAGCATGTCTTTCATTTGTTGAAGGTCATCCAGAACGAGAAGCATTAATTACTTCATTAGATGGTCTTGATGATGCTCTTACCGGTAAAGTCGGGACAGTTATTCGTGATAACTAAATGTCAAATAAAAAAGTTTTAGGTACAGCGATGATTATTACTGCCTGTACCTTTTGGGGTATTTCAGGGCTTTTTGCGAAGGCCCTTTTTAATGTTAGTAGTTCAATTACATCAATGTGGTTAACGCAGGTTCGAATGGTTTCAGCTGGAATTATTTTAGTCTTATTAAGCCAAATTCGTGGGGAGCATCCCTTTCAAATTTTTAAGGATCTTCACTCTGCATGGATTATCTTTGCATATGGTGTTTTTGGGTTAGTCCCGGTTCAATATGCTTATTTTATGGCTGTCCAATATGGGAATGCTTCGATCGCAACCATCCTTCAATTTATCGGGCCCTTTTTTATCATTGCTTATCAAGCTGTGTTTCGACACCTGCC
The genomic region above belongs to Limosilactobacillus reuteri and contains:
- the arcC gene encoding carbamate kinase, encoding MAKVVVALGGNALGKSPEEQLKLVKNTASSLIGLIAAGNQVVISHGNGPQVGAINLGMNFAAEHGKTAAFPFPECGAMSQGYIGYHLQQSLENELHRRWMNKSVATIVTQIAVDPNDPAFENPSKPVGDFYTKKQADEIAKEKGYTFKEDAGRGYRQVVPSPLPMKIMELDSIKTLIDADKLVIAGGGGGVPVIITDKGLEGVPAVIDKDRSSALLADKIDADKLIILTAVDHVYVNYGKPDEKALKTLNVAEAQKYMKEGQFAAGSMLPKIEACLSFVEGHPEREALITSLDGLDDALTGKVGTVIRDN